A region of the Apium graveolens cultivar Ventura chromosome 6, ASM990537v1, whole genome shotgun sequence genome:
CTAAGGAAATAAAGAAGCTTGTACAAATCTAATATTCCAGTGGACATGCATTTGTTGTCTACAACAGAAGactaaaaatttaaaattaaaagcCTAATTATAATTTAGCTAAACATTTTATGTTGAGACCCCAACCATCCACTTAAGTACTCCCTTCGTCCCTTTTTAGTTGTAAAATTTGACTTTGTTTCGGTCAAATTGACCAAAGTTTGACCGAAGTttattactccctctgtcccaaccatttctttacactttcctttttgggatgtcctgtcaaattctttacatttcaaaacttactaAAAATAGTAAATGGGTCCCACCACTTTCCCACTTTTTTTGTCTTTTCACACTATTTTTACTCCACTATCTccattttatatattaaaaatcaatggGTCCCACTACTCCACtcacttttctttctctttttcactactttatacatatttcttaacctCCGTGCCCAAATCAAATGTAAACTATTGgccgggacggagggagtaatattttataactcgaccAAAGTTTGACTgaagtttattaatattttataactcaacaaaataaaaaaaaaattacatcatTCGGAAGTacatttaatctactttaatatataattttcagttTTTTTAGATAATATAAAACTAATGTTTAATCCTTGGTCAAAAATTGGTCAGTCTGACTTCTATAAAATgaaatatgacaactaaaaagGGACGGAGGAAGTATATTCCATCGGTTTTCTTTTGATCAACAATTATGGACCAATAAGACTATGGATCTGCATTTCATATGGCCTAATCAGGGATCTAAACAATTACCGGAGAGGAAAGGAACAAAGACAAACGTATTTCTCCCCTATACACGCAAAATAATACATAGGAAACATCCTGTACCTTTTGCTTTCTTCAACGATGTATCATTCTCGGTGTTCTCAGATCTAATAGGGTGTGATTGCTCAACATGTTTCGAAGGACAAGAAGAATCCACAGGAATATTATTTGGAGGTGAAGCCATATCATGGTCAGCTACGGATTTAGATGACCTGCTATGGTTTCTCGTGCAATAGCTGAAAACAAAGAAACATATTAAACAAATTCATGATAAAATTAATGCTACAAAAAAATCAATATAATTAATCAAAATGAAGTTATTACTAAAAATTCTCATGTTATAGCCATTTTATGAATATCTAAAATATAAACTATTCATTCATAAGGGATTAAGGGGGGTAAGCACAGTCAATAACTAAAAGTATGAACTTCATGAAGTAAAGTTTGATGTCACTCAACGAACTAGGACTTTCTTTTCTATTGAAACAAAGTTCATAATTCTTTCCCTTGAAGACAATTTCTTAGTATAAAtagtgtgtatgtatatatacacatatatatatataaagagagagagagagagagcacaTACCGGTGCTCAACACCACATTTGCACTTATGGCAAGTAGTTGGTTCTTCCAACTGCCCTATATTACCAAATGTGCCACGTAGTTCACGCTGAAAGTTGGCCAGTAAATTATCAGCAACAATCAGATGACGTTAAaatcacaaatatatatatatatatgttgctAAATAGAACACAACAATAGCTGAATTGTTTCCAAACCATCACTCAGTTCGGACCTGTAAATGGACCGGGTTCAGATCAGATCAGCAATAATTCATACCAGAATCCATTGTCGGATTAATGATGGACCGATCCAAGTCCGGCCCACTAGTGTCACGGATCGAAGATCCTTTACAATTGCATTTTCAGTAAATATATAAACTTAAAATTCACAACATCTTTAATCAGAGCACTCATCAACaaacattaaaaaattatatgaaaataaaaGAGGAAAACGAATAATGCAGCAATACCGAAATCTTAATAAGAACTAAAGTTCACATCCACTTTCGAAAATATGGTTATTCGTATGTAGACCTCGGCACCTCGCAATTTGATCATGttgtgtacttccgtgttttgaaagCTAGACACGAACACGACATGAAACGGGTCTATGCATGTCAAACCCAAATACAAACACGacacaaataaaaaaataaaagacACTAAAGTACACGAACTTTGTCGTGCGTGTACACGAAACAAAGCGAAATGAAACAAACACGAAAAAAATTACCACGATACACAAATATGTTGTTTAATCATCACAATTTCAAACTAAAAATATAAGACAAAAAAAATAAACAGCAGTAATATAAAAATTTGCATCAATGAAACAGCTATGTCTTAAGATGGTCAATAACAAGAAGTAATCCACAAGCTAGAGTACACGATTATAATAGATACCGAATAAATGGACACTATTTAGTGCGATACAATGAAATGAGCAACAAATTTCACTCTAGATTACCAACAAGAACAAAATCACACCGAGAAATTAATGCGAGAACATAAAACTGAAGATTACCTCATTACGAGTTTTAGAATTGGAATATATAACTCAAGATGTTACTCaacaaattatattaaaataaactAACACAAGAAATTCACATTAAAATTAAAATCTAACTCAACAAACATGTTATTGCCGAAATATAACCAGTCAATATATACATACACTCAACAAcgatataataaatataattctAAACATACAGACCGGAAATTATTCCATTTACCGAAAATTTAGATTTAGGTTGTCCGGCCATCACTAATAATGGTTgttgatattttgatttttgttcTCGATTTGGTGAGTTCTTGTATGGAGCTAGAAAGGAATGGGAAGAATGTCGTGGCTGCGGcaatgtatattatatatatagataaataAAACCCTAATGGACTAATAACATACCAAGGCCCATAAACAATTTGGCTGATCATATATAAACTAAATCCTAACAGACTAAGGCCCAATAACAGCTGGGTTCATCATATATAAACTATATAACTAAAGGCCCAAGCCATAGAGGCAAGTGCAAGGCTAAGTCCCTGCATAACGGGATGCGTATGAGACCATGATAAAGAGAAATTTGATTGGTCAATTGATATAGATTAGGGCTAGTCATAGAAGGGGCCTAAATCACTATCTAAGGAATAAATCCAACTTGGAAATATGGATGAGTGTGAGAGGGAGCTCCAAAATCGCAAAATCTTGGGGACACATTGTATAAGAATCCACACTCTGATTTGGACATAACAATCACTTATTACTAATATTATTATACATAACTTTTACTTGATTCAAAAATAATAGTTTGATACTAATGTAAACGACAAGCACAATTAAAATATAAACAAAACAAACTTAAACTTTATTTATGTCCACATTATTGATAATTTTACAAGACTTTAACCCAAACAATTATTCCTTATTAccaaaaaataagaaaaaaaaacaaaactaaCAATTTGTTTTAGTTTGAAATATTATTCTTACCAGCGTCCGGTAACCCTTCTGCATCCGGTAACCcttctgcttcttcttcttctttctatCACAGTTATTCTCTTCTTTCCATGATCAATGACTTCAATACAATCTTCCGTAGAAAGATAAACCCGATCCACTTGAAAAATAGTTAAGAAGTTAACTTTCTGaggcagagagagagagagagagacttcaTCCACATGACAGTAGATTCAAGTTTTTACAAAATTGACATGATATCATTCCACTTTAAGCTGCTCCATTAGCAATCTATCTTCAGAATTGTCAGAGTCTACAGATGGACTCAAAGTAATAAAAAAAAGTTATAGTTAAGGCTACTTTACGCCAATCAAAAACTTGTTTTTGCATATTGGGAAAGTAAAAAAAAAATGTTTAGTTTGGGCTAAGAGACACTTGCATATATATTACCTACCTTAATGGTTTCTATCTCAATATAAGAAATTGCTATATAATTTTACGAGGAGATTTATACGGCACATGTTTTCCTTCACTAATCTTAGTTGTTCATAATTAAGTTTTTAAAtccattattttaaaaaaattagaacaCGGCGACACCATTTGGCACATATACAAGTACACGacattttttatttaaattcattAAATATGTAAGTGAATTTAAGGGGCAAGATACTGAGCTAAAAAATGAAAAGAGAGCGAAAATTTAGGGGCTATGAATTGAGCTAAATGACTCTGAAGCTCTTAAATTATTAAACCTTTTTTATTGACGTTTCATCATTGACATTTTTATTAGGTTATATATGCTCCCTATCATGTTTCAATGTTTTATTTTCTTGTTATATTTCCTTTACTTATTTATTTCCAAGTATTATTTTCCTGTTAAATTTGTTTTCTTTTAATCAAAAAACACGCAGCAAAACCCGGTCTTGCCCTTTTTCAGAATCTGCGCCTTCAAACAGCATGCGTCATATGTATTTCTTTAATAATGGAAACAGTTTAATATTCACATTTATATTccaaattataaaaattttatggTCAGAAATTTAGATAGTTCGACTGGCTCCATTTAAACTGGAAAAAATAACCAGAAAATAATGTGGACTGGATACCCTCTAGATTTCGTTTTATACAccatacatacacacatacacatcTACAAATATACTTGTGGTGTTTTACTTTACTATCTTCCATCCCCCCTCCATCTGTCCACATCCCTTCCATCGTCTACTCACATATGCTAACATATACAAAGTCACCTTCAAAGCACCGATAGATCTGCAACTATTACTGCAGGGATGCTTTCTGCGGAGAACTTCTAATATTTTTTGGCAGGCTAAAATTAATTTCAAGCAACAACAAAGTATTCGGTTTCAAGACCAAGAATCGGGCACAGTTTCACGTCGTTTCCCAGGTACTGCCTCTTTAATAGCTGAGTCGGAGTAACACAGCCAGCAATGGATATGAATCCTTTTTAAAGGATTAGAAGTGGCTCAATCGATCATTAATCCTCATCCCAAATAATCCAGTACAGTTGAAAATATGATACATGAGGAAACGTACAATATATAGGGGTGACTTGCTCCTTCAGAATATATGAGTTTCCACCAGAATCATATACGGAAAAGGTGATATATATCCCAAATTACATAAACTCTAATTTCCCCAAAACCGACGGCAACGGTTATTTATGCTTCTTTTAATCTATAACAATAAGTTTGATGTCTTATCTATGATGAACAACATTTGGACCAATCTCGTGTAATGCTGGGTAGTATTTCAATTAAGCGAAAATTGTAATGGATTTTTAGTAGCATGAGTTTCTACaataaaaataatatcaaaaaaatcattatatttatttaaacaacaacaacaaaaataaatatcataaatcTGGCATTAAAAAAAGAAGAAGGAAGAATTACCTTGAAAGTATATGTGGATGGGGCGATTcatggagcattttcttcattgtttctgCAAGTATCAGTTAGATTTTACAATTAAAGAATTCAGAGATCAAACTTAAACAGACATATGTATAGAGACGCACATGAAAAATCCAGATTATATAAGTGAATAGAGTCTCGAAATTGACACCTTATATATACATTATAAAAAGGTGAGTGAGAGACTGAAAATTAAGCGTCGGCGACGGGGACGGCGGCGGCAGCAGCATCGTATACAAAAGAGAGAACATCTATGATCTATCCTCGACAAACCCTATGTATGTTTGATGTTTTCATTTATATGCAGCCGCATACATTCATGTTTTCACCATTTTGTTTAAAATGAAGGCCAAAAATACCCTTTTTTTTAAATTTGTGACCAAAATATCAAATTTGAGAAATGCGGCCAAAAATACCGACGGAATACCCTTTCTCAGattgggtatttgaaatacgctTTCTCATACAGTTATACGCCCGATTACCCATTCTCATATTGGGTATATGCCCGATTACCCATTCTCAGACCGAGTATTTCAAccagttttttttaaaaagttgAAATACGTTTTCTGAGATTGGGTATATGAAATACGCTTTTTAAGATTTAGTATATACCCGAATACCCATTCTCAGATTGGGTATTTCaactaatttttttttgtttttctttttaaaatgtttttttacaaaaataaaaataattttttttttgagatACCCAATCTGATAATGGATATTTGATTGGTAAAAATGACCAGGATATTGAAAATACAGTAAAACctctataaattaatatagttgggaccgaagaattctattaatttagagaggtattaattaatcgataaattaataattattaatttatagagaattttcggtagcaaataaaattaacttttgattaaatttttattcacataaatttaaataaaatgaattgtacaatttatattttatacttaattcaattaattcaatgtatatgaatttagaaagtcaatgtaatgtacaatatatTAGATTCAAAGTCCATGTAGTGTATAAGTTAAATTCGTTTTTacatagaaaatattcaatttatattaggaaaattcaaagtacataaattaatttaattcattgtattttacatagaaagtattcaatgtatgtgtagtcataaaatatattatatataccgTATATACTAGATTGGGGGGAAAATTATACAAACAAAACAATGGCTTCTCATCTAAAAGGTGTCACAAAATCAACAATGACGGATGAAGCAAGAAAAGCATTATGTGAATATAAAAGAGAAAATTCATCATGCACTCAAAAAGATCTCCAGTTGTGGCTCGAGAATAAGTTTCATCTAAAAGTTAGTCAAGGTACAATATCAAATACACTGAAAAGGTCAGCAGACTATCTTGCAGCTAATTACTTGGAGAAAAGAAAAGATATTAAGCGACATAAACCAGCAAAATATCCAGATATGGAGAAGGTTCTCTATGAATGGTTTCTCCAGTACCAAAATCGTGTTAATATGACAGGAGAGCTAATTTTAGAGAAGGCAAAAGAGACCATGAAAATTTTATACCCTCAACAAGATCAGGAGCACACTTTTTCTCAAGGTTGGCTTGAGAAATTCAAGTTAAGACATGGTATTAAGTCATTTCGTCGCTTTGGAGAAAGTGGTTTTGTTGATGTACAGGACATGGAGAAGAAACTGGAGTCCATAAGGGAAAAAATAAACCAGTTCCCTATGAAAGATGTTTTTAACATGGACGAAACTGGTTTGTTTTACAGGTTACAAGCTGATCACTCTCTTGCTACGAAACAACTTGAAGGAAGAAAACAAGACAAAGAAAGGCTCACGGTTGTTATATGTTGCAATGAAGATGGTTCTGAAAAAATTCCTTTATGGATTATTGGAAAGTATGCAAAGCCACGGTGCTTCAAGAATGTTAACATGGGCAGCTTGAATTGTCATTATCGTGCAAACAAAAGAGCTTGGATGACTAGTGTACTTTTTGATGAATACATTCGTTGGTTTGATAGCCAAATGCAAGGCAGAAGAATTTTGTTTGTGGTAGATAACTGTCCAGCACATCcaaaaaatattgaaggactacaaAATGTTGAGTTGTACTTCTTGCCACCTAACATGACATCAAAAATCCAACCTTGTGATGCAGGAATTATAAGAGCTTTCAAGATGCACTATCGCATGAGATTTTATCGTGGGTTATTAGAAGGTTATGAGTTGGGACAATCTGATCCAGGAAAGATTAATGTTTTGGATGCTATCAATTATGCAGTCGCGACGTGGACGACAAATGTAAAACAAGAGTCAATAGCAAGATGCTTTCAACATTGCAAAATTCGTTCCATAGATGAAGTTTCGAGCAATTTAAATGAACATACAACTCCGGAAGAATACATTCATGAACTTGAGGTGATGATTAAGGATCTAGGTTATCGTAATAAAATGGATGTTAATAACTTCTTAGATTATCCGggtgaaaatgaatcatgttccGAGGTCCAGAGTATAGAAGAGATTGCAAACACCATCCTTGAAAATAGTGTTGAAGATGATCTTGAAGACGATACAACACCGTTGGAGCCGGTTACACGTAAAGAAGCACTCAAGGCATCAAAAATGCTTAATAACTTTTTGATGCAACATGAAAGCACCACACCCGAGCTTTTGGATGCAATAAGGAAGATTAGAGATGAGTTtcatgttgatttaaattatatgaaaaagcaaactacaattgaatcatattttacaaagatgtaatagctatatttttatgaatataagggaattattaatttatagttttattgggaccatatttttatacagggttttcaaaaaaattattatcttattatcttatcgaaattgatcattttttgaactggcccaagtcgggaccggacaaaattattaatttagagagattattaattaatcgagtaTTAATTTACAGAGGTTTTACTGTAGGTATTCTTGTCACTTAGTCctaaaaaaatgttatttttgtCATTATTTCTTTTGTTTACTACTGTTTTGTTGTTTAGATACCCACAATTTTCATTTACTTTAATTTTACCATTTTACATggaataaaaattattatatttatcgTAGACTGCAGTTAGGTTACCGAATTGATTTTCCCATCTTTTTTCAAATGATGCCCACTGAAATTCGAtacattttaatttttaaaagcATAAATATGCATCCATATTGTGTTACAAGCATTCCAGAAATCGCTAGGCGTGCCAGGGCGGTGAGAATACattcgagagattaatcggcaagtcggagattaatcggaCCGATTAATCAGAATATTAATCggaaaaatataaatatttttttttaatttttataactatataatgatcaatatgtcaaatatttatttgaaaaaagaaattataatggtattaaacaatatctacacatttgacatgCGTTATATACTAATtaatattaactatattttaattcacatttttaaattaattataatatgttatttttatattttaggtgagaaaatatatatattagattATTTGTTATTTCTTAGCAatactttatattataaattgacatgatattgtgtgaaattataaaattaatgaattaaaattataaaaacgtaaaaaaatatttttttaattattttctgccTAGACCGTCTAGTACCGATTTTTGACCGCATAGTCCGCCTAATcccgattttgacccgattttttgTAAAAACGCCTAAATCACCGCCTAGGTCCGAGTCGGGCCGTTTTATCACCGCCTAGCGCCTAGGCGCCACCTATACCGATTTTTTAAACACTGGTTATAAGCGATGTTATTAGTATAATTTATGTTTATATGAGATATTAGTATATTTTATCATATTCATTATAAATTCTAATTTTGATTATATATACctcttaaaaaatattatttttttataattttatatgttACTTGCAGGATTCGAACCTTATAACTCTTAAATAATACTAATTTTACAAGtatcctattttaaatataatgGAATTGATAGAAGATTAATTTTAGGTgtcatattttaaatataatattaagtgtCATAATATAAGTGtcttattttaaatataataaaattgaTAGGTGAGTAATTTTAGGCGTAttgttttaaatataatattaagtgtcctattttaaatataatagaacGAACAACAACCAATAAccgaacttttaatattttgtttttaatataataatatagatatcTTCAATATTAATTCAGGTATCTTGTATTTTTCTATACTATAACATACTACGTTATTTTAACCCGTATATAGATATTCATAATTATTTTTTtctatattaaaataataagaaatttgataaaatttaatataaatgTTTAATTTAGTTAGTAATTGGTgaaatttgaataaaaaaattTGATTGGTCGAATTTAAGATAAAtgtttaatttaatatatatttggCTAAACATataatttaagaaaaattaaaagaaattgTTGTGTCCCGACTATCTTCTGTGACGCTATGTGAGGGGGTCTTGTTACGAAATTAGGTGGTTTGGCTAAATGGTGCTAggcttcttttttttctttcacCTCATATTTTGAAAACACTCTGAATTAAATGGGACAAAATCCAGCGGATATAACTCTAGCCGCCTCCCTTTTTTCATCCTCTCTCTTAGGATTTGTCtattttcaagtaaatcgaggGGTTTCCACTAGTTTTCTCCGATGGAAAGCCCTAACCCCTTCATTCTCTGTTATTCTCGTTTATTTCCTTTcaataaaatccaattttttgggtgtttgtgcGTATCTTCTTTTGGAGTGTGTGTTTTGTCTCTCATTTTAGAGtgtttgttatatttttatttagtcATGCTTGGGTTTATCTGGTGATGGATCTGTTGAGAacgaatttattgatatttttggtgatctgcAAAGCCTGCATCAGATCTGGGACGGTGGTGATTATTGTAAGAGCTCATCTTTCACAACTAAATATTGTTCATCTTTCATGGGTTTATACTTTcagcatgtctatagctggtatccgacatgtagatagctggggtgtcTTCGCAATGTCTATAGCTGGTGgccggcatgtagatagctggggtgccgATTCTCCAATCTCATTTTATGCGATTGGTGTTTCTGAACACTGGGTTAACCATAAtttttatgtgatatggtcaattgcgatgttgctattttcagagatgctgctgcaatttggatcgcttgggatgtctttgatttcgtttttaatttcaagaatttttaaattctatgtgttaaacgatcaggaaacaaatcatctaattatttttagtatgttatttaTTTTATCACCTGGTTGTATCGACAGTTGTGGCTTTGTCCCGACTGTACTATATTCAATTTAATAAGAATTTTCTgcatttgtaaaaaaaaaaaggGACAAAATCCATTTTTAGGCCATTTTCAACGCCCACTTCAAACATAACATGTGACAAAATTACCTTTTAGGATATTTTCAATATCCACtttaaattttatattactttatttttaattttttaaatagaGTAATATAGTATCAACAATACATATAAATTTATCTTAAATATAAAGAAAAACTTTGAAGATGCGCCATAGAGATAAAAAAAAGTATGCAAGTACATGCCGgtttaaaaaagaaaaaaaaatttatttaataatataccTATTACATTTGCAGTGCGTCTATTGTATGGAACAATATATATaaattatgcatgaagaagaatttgTAATGACCGGCGATGAAATAGTAATTATTTTTCGTGGGAACGATGAAATAGTGATTTGAATTCAAAGAAAATGTGAAATTTGTAAAaagataaaataaagttattgttGGAGGCACGGGCACGGGCACCCCTAGTCTTCTAGCCATTCAGGTCACACACGGTTTTTGGAAGAGaaaattgatagaaaaactaAGACTCTATTCATTTGGGTTGGACATTAGGAGCTGTTCAAATTTCACAACCTGGGCTTGAGGGGCTTCT
Encoded here:
- the LOC141663629 gene encoding CENP-B homolog protein 2-like → MASHLKGVTKSTMTDEARKALCEYKRENSSCTQKDLQLWLENKFHLKVSQGTISNTLKRSADYLAANYLEKRKDIKRHKPAKYPDMEKVLYEWFLQYQNRVNMTGELILEKAKETMKILYPQQDQEHTFSQGWLEKFKLRHGIKSFRRFGESGFVDVQDMEKKLESIREKINQFPMKDVFNMDETGLFYRLQADHSLATKQLEGRKQDKERLTVVICCNEDGSEKIPLWIIGKYAKPRCFKNVNMGSLNCHYRANKRAWMTSVLFDEYIRWFDSQMQGRRILFVVDNCPAHPKNIEGLQNVELYFLPPNMTSKIQPCDAGIIRAFKMHYRMRFYRGLLEGYELGQSDPGKINVLDAINYAVATWTTNVKQESIARCFQHCKIRSIDEVSSNLNEHTTPEEYIHELEVMIKDLGYRNKMDVNNFLDYPGENESCSEVQSIEEIANTILENSVEDDLEDDTTPLEPVTRKEALKASKMLNNFLMQHESTTPELLDAIRKIRDEFHVDLNYMKKQTTIESYFTKM